The uncultured Desulfobulbus sp. genome window below encodes:
- a CDS encoding TIGR00266 family protein, translating to MQAGQGGAPTPPPFSGQEAHEIDYTIFGNEMQFVEVELDPQESVVSEAGAMMYMHDHIVMETVFGDGSRSSSSGGFLDKMLGAGKRLITGEGLFITMFTYTGQGKGKVAFASPYPGKIIPLDLPKYGNRIICQKDAFLCAAKGVSIGIAFQKKIGAALFGGEGFIMQQLDGDGLVFVHAGGTIVEKELAAGETMRVDTGCLVALTSSVNYDIEFVGNVKSALFGGEGFFFANLQGPGHVWLQSLPFSRLAGRIWEAAPQTMGGSQGEGSVLGGLANMFER from the coding sequence CTGCAGGCAGGGCAGGGGGGGGCACCAACACCACCGCCTTTCTCCGGTCAGGAAGCGCATGAGATTGATTATACGATTTTTGGCAACGAGATGCAGTTTGTCGAGGTGGAACTTGATCCTCAGGAGAGTGTGGTTTCCGAGGCGGGCGCCATGATGTACATGCATGATCATATTGTCATGGAAACCGTGTTTGGTGATGGTTCACGCAGTTCCAGTTCAGGCGGATTCCTTGATAAGATGTTGGGTGCAGGAAAACGGTTGATTACCGGTGAGGGGCTTTTTATCACCATGTTTACCTATACCGGTCAGGGGAAGGGCAAGGTGGCCTTTGCTTCGCCCTATCCGGGGAAAATTATTCCACTTGATTTACCCAAGTATGGTAATCGGATAATCTGCCAGAAAGATGCCTTTCTCTGTGCAGCCAAAGGGGTTTCCATTGGTATTGCCTTTCAGAAAAAGATCGGAGCGGCGCTTTTTGGCGGTGAAGGATTCATCATGCAGCAGTTGGATGGCGATGGCTTGGTGTTTGTCCATGCAGGCGGAACAATTGTCGAAAAAGAGCTGGCCGCAGGAGAAACCATGCGGGTGGATACGGGCTGTCTGGTGGCTCTGACCTCTTCGGTAAATTATGATATCGAGTTTGTCGGAAACGTGAAATCAGCCTTATTTGGTGGTGAGGGATTCTTTTTTGCGAACCTGCAGGGGCCGGGGCATGTCTGGTTGCAGTCGCTGCCGTTCTCCCGACTGGCCGGTCGCATCTGGGAAGCAGCACCCCAGACCATGGGCGGCAGTCAAGGCGAAGGCTCGGTGCTGGGAGGATTGGCCAATATGTTTGAGCGGTAA
- a CDS encoding DUF533 domain-containing protein, whose product MFDAEKLLGKIVGEVMGSGNQQSGLGGLGAGSGLMTMIGLGVGAYEILKQKGQQPTGSPSSQTPPPPPGGSGTMAPPPPPGGGTTAAPPPPVPGATPAPPPVAATPLTPATTSISGSDLATRLIQVMAAAAHADGEMDADEERAVLDKLRGAELSQEEKMFLLGELHQPKTIDELVEGINDPAVAKTMYMLAVATVEIDTEAERIWLDTLAGRLGISAVMQGFIEDTGK is encoded by the coding sequence TGACGCAGAGAAATTATTAGGAAAGATTGTAGGCGAGGTCATGGGGTCCGGAAATCAACAATCCGGGCTTGGTGGTTTAGGAGCCGGTTCAGGCTTGATGACCATGATCGGCCTCGGAGTCGGGGCCTATGAAATCCTCAAACAAAAAGGACAACAGCCCACTGGCAGTCCATCCTCTCAAACGCCACCTCCTCCCCCAGGCGGGAGTGGAACCATGGCACCGCCTCCACCTCCAGGTGGGGGAACAACTGCAGCACCGCCACCACCAGTGCCTGGGGCAACACCCGCTCCTCCCCCAGTGGCAGCGACGCCCCTTACCCCTGCTACCACATCAATCTCAGGAAGCGACCTAGCCACCCGCTTGATTCAGGTTATGGCTGCGGCAGCCCATGCCGATGGTGAAATGGATGCGGATGAGGAGCGAGCGGTCCTCGACAAATTACGGGGTGCTGAGCTCAGTCAGGAAGAAAAGATGTTCTTGCTTGGTGAACTCCACCAGCCCAAAACCATCGATGAGCTGGTTGAGGGAATTAATGATCCAGCCGTTGCCAAAACCATGTATATGCTCGCAGTTGCGACGGTGGAAATTGACACCGAGGCAGAACGCATCTGGTTGGATACCCTGGCAGGCCGCTTGGGGATCAGCGCTGTTATGCAGGGATTTATCGAGGATACGGGGAAGTGA